DNA from Kryptolebias marmoratus isolate JLee-2015 linkage group LG8, ASM164957v2, whole genome shotgun sequence:
tgaataaataacagGATATGAAGAGTTTCCGCCAAGCAGGTGAACCACTCACTTCCtaaactaatttttaaaacaaacctttaaatgaaaaacgTATTTCAGTgtgtaataaatttaaaataatgcaaaGGAAGGGCATGTTCACTAGGTGGAAAAGACACCTCAACGCATTTGCCTACATTAAGACAGCTCTCAAAAAGTAGATGCTTTTCAGAGCAGGAAATGGATGGCCCTTTCTTGTACACGCTGACTAACAGCATGATGCTCATCACTGAGATGCATGTCTGTAGCTGACCTTACTGTGAAACTACAGTCGCTCTGCCCATTCAGTCCAGAGATTACCTCATCAATGAGTGAGAGAGGAAGAGGGTGTAATACTGTGGAGGATGACTCACAGTCTATCCATGATAATACACAGACAAACCATGCCTTTTAAACATTATAAACACGCCTTGGAACTACAAAGAGATTTACATTTGACAACTCCCAACAGCTTGTTTTAACATCCGGTAACTTTACGTTGCCACAATTGTTTTATATTCAGAGTCATTGAACATAAAAAGGAATATTAATGTTAATGTGAGCGCACACTTTAACTAGCACACCTActtaaaaggtgttttttctttaaagctgagTGAAGCGCAAGCTGCTGAAGCACTGAACATTACAGCAAACTCACAAGTTACCAAATGAGTTGACACAACACAGCTAATAAATCAAAATGGCACATCCAACTGTGGAGCTAAAAATAGCCACTGAAACAGTGGCAACAGTGataaaatcttctttttaagagtttatttCAGCCTCCACTCACACCAAACGACATCATCCACAGAAGAGACAGAACTGGGACTGATTTTGGTGTCTGTTTAATGCTCGTGATCCTGTTACAACCTCATTATGCTGAAACGGTtgagcaggaagaaaaacaacagcagtgcAATGTTGTTTGGACTTTGTATGCAGAACAAAAGATACAGTTACATGCTACTATAACGACAACCTGGGCTTGCTTTATTGTCATCCTCATTTGATATCATTTACCCTGTTTCGATCTAAAACATATTGTGCCAATAACAGATGGTGTATTGCCTGCTTTGGTGGTTTCCATTGACATGAATGCAACCAAAGTCACAGTTTTCCTTGGAATAAATTGATTTCTGACTAAGAATATCAGCAGTCTGTCTAAGACGTGAACTTTGGAACTAACCccgatttgttttctgttaaatatgaTCCAGGTTACCATCTGGTGGGTGTCCCGTTTAATGGGCTGCCACTGAATGGGCGTGTAATTAAAACTGGGTCCCTGAGTCTATGCCCAGGGGCCCCTAAATGGTGCTACTCCTCCTGTCTGATTAAAGGTGATTCATCGCTTCCTTCCTTCTCCATGCCTCTCTGGAAACTCATCACTGTCACATGCTGAGGCTGTGATGAGAAGGAACAGTTAATTGACTTCACCTCAAAGCTTAAAGTCAACCCGAAAGACAAATACTGGGACTCGAGTCATGTCGGTCAACTCGACTGGTATTCGGGAATTCTTTATTCTCGCGATTCATTCCGCACAGAAGTTCCTGTTTCCACGCGTTGCCACTTAAGACATCTCTGAATTTATCTTTCGCTAAACTACACATTTACCGTAACTAACAAGGCTGGTTTGTGGGCAAAGCAGTCCCGGCATCGTGTCCTCACATCGGCTCCGATTAGCCGCTGCTACATCGCGGAATGCTACCACACAAGGCATTTAACGGTGTCTGGCCCGAGGCACTATGGTAGCCGATATTAGCGAAACAACAAAGAGACGGCTTTCCGCCTCATTACCACCGCTCTTACCCGCAGCAGCCACGTTACAGCCTCCCAGCTGCCTCGGCTGAAACAAACTGACcgcgtttttatttatttttttctacgtCTAACCCCCCCTTTCTTCACCCACATTAGCTTGCTAGTCAACCCACCACATCATTAGCTCACGTTAGCTTGCGGCTGCTCATCCGCCGAGCACCGGTAACAGTTGGGACACTAACGGCCGGTCGTAAAAAGGCGAAAGTAAAAAGCCTTACTGTGCTGCGGTTCGCTCGGAAATccttattttctgttcattcaTCGGAGGCGAGGCGAGCCGCAGACGGTGCCTCGCTGTTGGACACACAACGACGCTGTGAAGAAAAGATTCGAGGTGCACGCCCTTAACGACGACGATTGGAGTCTACGTTTCCTCCTTAACGGACGCGGGCAACGCGATTGGACAGTTCCGGAGCTCGAGGCCATCGGAGATGAACGTGATTGGCCTAAGCCTCTGGGTGACGTAATATGCGAGCGTGTCGAGAGTAGGCGCGTTTCATTTCGGCGGTGACACCGCGGGAACTGACTTCAGTCTAGACATAATGAAAACAACCACAAATCCTGTCTATTGTGATCTATTGTCATAGAAAGAATGAAGCTATACTCGATTTGAGCCAGTTCCCTTCAGtgccttcatttatttattcattcatatttaaactaaatataacCAAACCATTCCAccaaagtaataataataataacaaaaactagCCGCCCAATacaaaatcagacaaaacaaaacaatgtgaaacAATGTGTTTTGCATATCAATAGAAATAGGTCAAATTACTTGAGAACAATAGTCTGCTGTGTTAGttacaagctttaaaaaaagactaaaaataaaataaaagaagaaaaagaatcagttacatatattttatatttgcttttatcAGTCAAAGTCATGTAGgctaatttaaaacatattacaACTACTCTGGTTGTATgcaaaatcaacatttttatttgtttacgcAAGCTACTTCCGAATAAAAGTCTTCCTTAGTCAGACTGAATTgtagctttatttatttcaacattcAGATTAAGATTTTTATGACTGAAGACTGTTTAGGTAAACTGCTGAACCCTTTTTGCCTGTTAGTTGTATGAGATGTACAGTCCTGTTCAAAATGATTTGCAATCCTTAATTTCCCATCCatcatgtttttacagaaataaaatacaaataaacaatttttgcaTCGTTAGAATATTTCAATGACATGCATAAGGTAACTGAATGACAAGAAACATTGAAAAAGACTTTTAAGCGATTCTCAGGTATTGCAATTTGCATCTTTAAcacatattttaatatttgccAGGACTGCAATAGGAACCATCTGTGAATGTTAACAATAagtttcttgtttctctctctgtaggtaattatttgaatttatttcagcTGAACCGATTTGAATATTACATCAATAATACCTAAAAGGAAATTATGCTCTTGGAGTATATATTATTCTGAATAAAATCTATTCAtaaaaaaccctttaaaatacagtaaaatctATGAAAACATTGTGATTATATAGGCTGATTTTTATagactgaaaaactgaaaaacactaATTAGTGCGTCTAATCAGTCCTGTACTGCAGCTGGCTGCTACTAGTAAATAGTAGTTGCAGCGTATTTATACTACGACTCATTTGTCAATTTAagatattttaacttttcattttagttCTAGCttgttatgtgtgtgttttgtgctaACAGAACCTCTGCTGTGTTTTGCTGAATGTGCAGCTTTATTTTCCTTatagactttctttttttatctaataACAAAATGATGCTCTTCAATCTCAAAGAGCTCTACCCTCGCTGTTAAAACATTATCACAAAAACTGTGGTGTTTTAataatacttttcaaaacatctgTCATGGCTTTTTataccttttcttttcctttttcctcagGAATGTCTCCttgggttttatttataaagcccGGCTCAGTTCAGTGAGCTGTCTGCTACAGGCTGAAACTGTCACTCTAAATACTTCCAGATCAGCCTAAAATAGAGTTTTGTGTGATGATTGTTCACTTCTCCACCAACCTTTGCTGAATTCTCTTATTGAATTTTGCATCCTGGAagcattttaacaatttttccCCCCAACAGTACAAACTATTATAAGTGGgatttttaagttgttttttgtcaaaacatttctgatACACCGAGACAACTCTCGTATCTTCATCACTgagaaaaaaagctctttttgaACAGCAAAAACTctatttcctgtttcagttaGGTCATTTAAACACCAACATGTGAATGTAAatgcttttgtcatttttttgagtAACTTATACAGATTAAATAGATAGATTGATTATACAGAAATGGCTTTggattttgatttaaactttttatagGTCATTATGACAGGAGCTGTGTAACATTACTGGGAAAAATAGTGTAGTTTATCCTTATACTTTCTGCAAACtgatatgtttttaaagtggCATTATGCTCTGAATTATATATTTGATATTTTGGTAAGTGCGTGAATTGGTATGCTTTCTTTTatgatgaaatatttaacaCCCCATGTTATattcaaagagctttttaaCACAATACAACCCTTACCGCTCAGGAAAAAGCTGCAGGGAGTTGGAGCAGAGTGGCATGTGGTTTCCTGCTCCATTATCACTAAAAGATAACCAGTTTGTGAGCCTTTGTGACTGTGTGTCCAATGTTAGATCACAACTCTTCCCtagtatttttatgttaaacacACTGGACTCCACACGGCATGAACAGTTATCACCGCCGGAAGTTGATGACACAGCCATTGCTGGACGTCATACTGGACTGGTCCACCTACACAGATGTCCTGAATAAGAACGGCCAAAGTTGCCTTCATCTGCTGAGGTGACTGAGGATAGTCTGGAGTGTGCAGGACACTGTTACAGAGATCTAAGAGGCTTTTGAAAATGCTTTTTGCAGACTTCTGGAGAGGCTGTGGAAGCTTTGAGAAAGATGACACTGGACAAACTGGTCAGGAAGTAGGTGGGAGGAAGTTGTTAGCAGCGCTAAAATCCATCATTGACAACCACTCTCATTTCCTGTGAGAGCcctcagcagcttcttcagcagatgaCTGCTGTAGCCACAACACAAGATCCTTTATTCAGCTGCTGCTGGGCCCTTTAACAGCTCAAAGCTTTTCATGCACATTAGACATttagaactttattttttaaaatatactccatgttgtattttatgAATCAGCATCTGCACACCTACTCCCACTCACACCAACAtagtgtcacatgacctttcttttaggCATGAATGATCCAATTacaattaaacatatttaaaataaaattaaaaataacttattgtgtattttattttaccaaaggcaatgatctgtttgtttacatgaaggggGCATGTCGTACAGGTTCGACAGGGAAAGCTCGTCCTGTTCCAACTTAAACTTCTGGGTTCTGGTTTAAATCTAGATATTTACAGTCTATGGTTAGAAACTACAACGAGCTTCTTTCCCTCTCTTTTGGAGGAACAGTAAACACAACGCTGCATTATAAActcaattcagttcaaaaatactttattaattccaaagggaaattaaatgttgttgtagctcattatcCTGGTTTGGttaaagaaataacaaataGAGCTGTGGAAgacctcttttttcttttcaccatCCCATCAACCGTAAAAGAAATCTAGACATTGAATGAAAACCCAGAAATAGAAGCCACcttagtcaaataaaaaaatacatctcagatagtttttttcagaattgtgtTGATTCTCGTAGCTCTTATATTGTTACTGTATGGTCAAATAACAATTTTTCCAATACATTGAGCTataattaattatttcatgCCTAAAAGAAAGATAACTGCTGTGACTTAAAGCTCAACATCTCtagtgtgcagactctggttccaaaaatacaagaCTGCAGTGCCCATAACACAGGATGTCCAGGCTTCAATtaacaacaaagaaagacaGGACGGATGATGGATTGTGTCATATGTCCTTTGAGTTTTTAGTATACTATACATTTATAGTATCAGTATTTTTCATTCCATAGCCCCTTATTTCATTATGCAATATACTGTAGGAATAATTATTTCTTTATGCTGTATAATTACTGTGTGCAGTTACCGTGTAATTACTGTTTAATCTGCCAGGTAGACGCACACATGCAATTCCCTACATTGTAATGAGTTAATGCAGAATCATCatagtccatccatccatccatccatccatccatccatccatccatccatccatccatccatccatccatccatccatccatccatccatccatccatccatccatccattaataCAGGCGATAGCATTTTTCATATCAAGTACTTCCTCCTTTCAGGTGATCTACAGATCTTCCTCTCACTGGTACTCACTGGTGTTGGAGTTGTAGCTTGCAGTGGTCGGTGGTGGTGTCTCAGAGTCCACAGAAGCCGTGTCTTCATCCTGGGAACAGCCCGCCTGGATGGCTCGCAGGTAGCTGTGGCTTCGAGAGCGGAAGCACGTGGGCGCGGGCAGATCCAGAGCCTCCACGGCCTGCGATTCCCCCTCGGAGTACGGCAGAGAGAAACTACAGCCCTGCACGCATACCTGAGGGAGGGTTTGCAGACTCACATGGTAAGGGTAAAGAGCAGACTGATACACTCACATGGACAGATCTATCCTCACAAGTGGACATAGGTGTCAGTATAAAACTTTTATCATATATTCAGAATttgattaaagtaaaacagaagcaTCACCAGTAAATGGAAGTGTTAACATTTCAACTCTAAAAAATTCTCTGtgatataaaataaatccaagGTGTGAACAACATTTTACTACTTAAGCtaattataaccattttatgTACATATGGCAGGTTTGGTAAAGTCGTAAGGGCCTGATATAAATTTGTacgttaaataaaaatactacatGCGATCACTGGAGGTCCTACTTATTGTCAAGCTTTAGGtccactttatttaaaaactgtcatcGAGAAACagcatatttgtttattttaaatgatgtaATCTGCAAAGCATAAAGCAGCCAATACATAGCCAAAACAAATGGTTAATTTTGTTCTTAGTGTAGAAAAAGCTCAAAAATAGCTCACATTTCATTGCACAAGGCGCTGAAAATAGCATTTCTTTCATTGTGACATCTGGAATATTTTACAGGGCTGCACAAattttttgatcttttttcatgtttggtaTATCAGTAGAAAATATGATGATGTGGTCGGTGAAACTGAGACCCAACAAAATCAACTCTTCAAAATCATTTTACTTCAAATGTACTTAACTCTTTAGACTCTGAATTcatcttacaaaaaaaaaaatcaagagtgTCAGCCATTCTTTAATTGTTATGAAACATGTTCTAAATATGGTAACATCTAGGCTACTTCATGGTTATTTTTATCTCATCTGTTCTATCTGTGTATACTGtatctgtgctgttttttttgacaatccACTAACTCAAACTCATTTTTTATGTCTCTAATTTAAtcatatcagttttattttaaattctaaatTTTGACTGATACCAATCTCTACTCTCTCCTCTGGCCAGTGGAGTTTTTGGCTTATTAGCTATCTTTGATCACATTTATTCTAAATTTTTTGAGGGCGAAATAATAGAATACAAAAGAAATGATCATAAACAGCCAAAAGCAACAGTAGATTCATCAAATTTGTTTAGATTACAGACATACCTGAGGGGCGAAGCCTCTGCCCAGTGTGCTGGAGCATTGATTGAAATCATTCCTGTGATGTGGAGGAACTTCCAGGGGGCCCACCAGGCAGTCCAAGTTATCAAGACTTCGATTTGTGGACAGCTCTTTCAGGGATGGCAGGGAGCTATGGAAGTGAATTTAATAATTAGCCTCTCAGTGGTCTGAATAAGTGAGGGTTGTGTTTAATTGATGATATTCAGGGGGATACTTTGAATACACTCCTAAAAATAATCCCCCTtggtgtttaaagtttaaacactaCTAAATCGTGTGAATGGTGATATGTGTCGGGGTATAAAATAGCAGCACAGGGGAAACATCTATTTATTAGCAAAACTgttaggatttttaaaaatgtacgtTTTATTTAGTCTTGGAAACCCATTTTCTCTGTTCTGGCTTGCTAATTTAGCATGTGGTGTCTGTGAAAATGTGCGTGCACAAGTCAAGCTGGTTGCTGGAGTGATTTGCGTGAAAAATTTGCATGTTATGACATCAAGAGGGTTGAGGAAGCAGGTTGAGAGTAAAGTACAAACACGTGGCTCAGGGTACCTGCACGGTGAAGGGATGGCACCGGGGGCTTAGAGGGACACTTGCTTTGCATGCTTTGCAGATATGGGCAGAAGAAAGGTGGTGGGTAGTGGCAGTAGGACAGGTGAGGGGGGGAAAGGGGGTGCACACTGCCTGCCTGGGGATCACACTGACCTCAGATGCTGCATAGAGCACGCACTCTGCAGAGGAGACCACAGATAATCCTCCCGCATGAGAGCGTAGCAGCGAGGCCTGTCCGAGTGGGGGCAGGAGTAAAACACACGGCAAAATTTCATCTCCTGTTGCTCTTGCAGCAGATAAAGACCATactgtttgtcagtttttgcCCTGCCTCTCTAAGCTGCATCAGCCTCTGTAAGCTTGATTTTGCTCACTGATGTGGCACATCAGGACAACTATTTGAGACGAtatgctgccccctgctggctggTTTATGTTTCAATAtaggtaaagtaaaaaaaaaaaaaaggtacaaactgATCTGTAAAGCTAGTGGGATGACTTAAGTCTTTACGTTGTGGCACTCACTTGCGTGAGGGCGCTGGAGGCTGCTGCTCGCTCAAAGAGTGCTGGGTGGCCTTCAGGTAGCTCTGGCGACGGGCTGCTGATTTGGGGGAAGGTTTGGGACTTCCCTCTGACTCCTCGCTGTCTTCTGGGTCTCCCATTGCTTTCACATAGCTGCCGCTGCGCATCCTTCTGCACGGGATCTCAGTTCCTTTGGGTCGACTGTGACCCAGAGTTCCTGACCAGTCCTCCATGGGGACCTAAAATGTGACAACACAcaagttcatttaaaactgaGCCAAGCAAACATTCCATGATTTTCTCTTTAAGGCATTGTCTGGATCAGATAATAAAGATGTAAGCTCCTACCTGAAGAAACTGTTGAGTCAGGTCCTGATGGCATGACTTTGTCTTCAACAGAGTCCTGTTGACTGTAGCAGAGCCCTTCTGCAGCACTTGCCTGGCCTGGTTGAGGGTGAGAGTGGACCAGGTGCCTCTCTTCACCACCATGTCATCCTTGCTCCCCCTGGTTCTGAGCTCCTCCTCCTTGGATCCCACCTGCATCGATGGGCACGCCAGGAACTTGAGGTCGCTGCTGCTTTTTGAGGTCTTGAGAGAATGTGCAGAAATTGTGTTGTAGCCCTGTGGGATGTGTCTGAGAGCCGTCTGGCTGTCTGACACCGCTCTGCCAAGAGTCATCATGCTCAGCGGGTTGCGGTAACCAACAGCTATAGTGCCAGCTTTGGTAGTGTCAGTGTCCAGGGCATCATCTGAGCTCCAGAGGCTTAACGTGCTAGGTCTAGGTTTCTGTTTGGGACCCTCGGTCTTAGCCCTGTCTTTACTCTTGCTCCTGCGACTTTGCCTCCCACCATCCTCACTTCCTCCAGCAGAGTTTATGCTCCCCTTCAAAGCTGAGTTTTCTAATGACTGGGACTTGGCAAACAGCTTCTGGACAGAGTGCATGAGATGGCGTATCCTTCCTGGACTCTCACTGCGCTGCTTGGACATGCGTCCTCTGTGGAACTGTAGCGTACTGAAGCCGTCGCGCTGGAGGGGCAGGTGCCTCTCGAGCTGATCCAAAAGGCTGGAAGGTAAGCGGTTCATcttggctgctgctgcagaggagatGGTGGCCGATCCGCTTGTGATCATCGGAGCACCGGTCAGACCCAGACCCAAGCCCATCCCCATAGACAAGGAGGTGGACAGAGTACCTGCCCTGCTGCCCTGTCCAACTCCACCGCCAGCCATGCAGGCCTGGGTGCAGTCGAGCTGGTCGGCCTGGGGTGCAATGTGCAGGCGAGGAAAAGTGCTGCTGTTGGGAATCTGGCTGAAGGGCAGCAGGCAGTCAGGGGTCAGGGAGGTGGGGCTGGTGGGAGTGTAGTGGTGGAGATGTGGGTCCAGAGTGCCATAGTGGTTTATTGTAGGGCTCAGCAAGAAGGAGCCGTGAGGGTCAGATGCCAAGGGACACAGAGGCTTCTGAGGGCACCCCGTCGGTTCACACGAGTCAGACAGGTGACGACTGCGGCTGGCTCCTAACCCTTTCATGATGACGGGCGTGTCGCGCTCAGAACATGTCTCCAATCAGTGATGGTCTACTGACCTGTAGAGGATTTACCTGCAATACAGCAAAGtggcaaacacaaagaaaagactCATTAAATAAGTGGTTCAAGGGCTTTTGTTCAGTCTTTACAGTTTCATAATTGAATGAAGCTGTAACAAAACTTCTAGCATTTCTCCTTGTTTTTCCTCCAGTTCTCTTCTAATGAATATTTACTGAGAATGTACCATTGTTTCTCCCACTTACAGGGTCTGCAATTAGCCATGCATGCAGAACAGCCATTTGTGTGCAATTTAACTTAAAAgccaatttaaaatgtatttcttcttGTGTGTCCTTGGATTTTCAGAGCAgtaattaaagtaataaaaaaggaagacacAATGCATTATAACTGCTGTGTGGTGCCTTTTACAGaggcagcagagcagagcagcgtCCCTGTTGTATAAATCAAGTTCCAACACGTGGTCTGCTCTTCAAGTCGACAAACCACCAGGGGGTGCAGAAGTACCAACACAAACAGTGTTGTAGAGAAAACACAGACGTATGCACACCCATTCAAAATACAAACTATTTCTCTGGAATAGTACCAAGACAGCACATCTGCATTGATGCTTAAatcagtggatggatggatggatgaagtttaattctgattgagctaacaactagtctGAGTCTGTCCAAGACCAAAGCGAACTGCATGTATATGCTACATTATAAACCTTTGCACCATTatcagtttttcattaaatgattatttttggcaaaatattatgataatcctccaggctgcactggaagtgcttcAGCTACTGCTGCTACAGTTTGcacttagaaaaaaaacaatgtttttctgcaaataattatgcaatgcaaaattgacagtaaTGTAAAGTTTTACAAACTTGTATTTGAACTGCTCTGATTTTTGTTTAGATCGGAGTTCTTTTAGAACAACAGTTCACTTTCGTCTTGGTCTTGCTCGGACTAGCTGTCTGTCTGGACAGTTTCTAATCCGGATAGATAGTCCGGACAGACTAGCTagtcaaataaaagtttttttgtttttttttattactattttttttttaccaaaacagctttttttctatagtttcagaaaatatgtgtttgtgttccccTGGCCTCCAACTGTACTTTGGCTTTTCAGGTATGAtgaaaaatcagataaaaatccTGCAGCAGAATAATCACAGTATAGAGATACAGATAATCTTCTTTTACTGTTTGAAGCTTTTGTTCaggttaatttatttctttttatatgaATTGTTGAATTTCTGACAAACAACAGTGCTGGTGTCAATGTTGCCATTTGTGTCACATTATAAAAAAGAGCGACGCTTTCTTAAAGCATTTTTCCCCGTTACAAACCTAATACTGACGACGAGTCAgactgcacttttttttcctcccaactAACATTAAGACACAGCTTAGATTAAGGCAGTGCTGCAGGAGAAAAGGTTCAAGCTGCTTTCATCATCCTCTCAATTTTTTcttctagtatttttttttacagtttttgcaTTTGGGAGTTGCAGTATTGGAAATTACGCTTTATATTTTTTGAAgctcatgttgttgttgttctttcagctgctcatTTGGCAAATGTGTTTGCTGGACatccttcctgccacaacctgggctcaaacctgcaccCTCAGGATTATAAGGCTGCGGCACTGATCATCATAAATGAGCGATTACTACATAAATACAGTATTAGTGAATATATCCATTCATATACTTCAAGAAAACCTTGGTTTACAGGGGTCATGGTCACCACAGGTGAAAGAGCGATCATGTTTGTGCCGATgtctgtgtgttcgtttgtctgtagcgtgaaaaaaatatctcacaaaccagtgaaccaattttaatgagactctcaaaaagtaatcgctgaatgtacatttacaactaataaATTTTTGAAGTCACCCTGAATCATAATGtcttccacagctaatcaaacttagcaaacaaacaaaaaaaaagctataattcagtcagtttgacagatattgaatGAAAACTTGGTGGCTGCAGTAGCTGGAAATCCATACCAACACAGAACACTATCACAGCTTGCAAGATCTTATGATGTTGCATGATAAAGTCATTTACCAGGTTTGATCAAAcataactctgtcatttgtcaacataggatgattttagtttaaaactctggcatgaaagacagtaagcaatatgcatttcttcaagcaaTGCTGGAACTATAAGAATAATTAGAACTAGctatttaaattttatactAGATTAAGGGTTCATGCTTTTTTCTGGGTGCCTAAAAAGTAGATTTACAGGTTATCATATTGTCAAAGCAACCTCTGTAATACTatcaataaaaagcttttttaaatttaatatttaactgCTGGGAAGACTCTATACATATATGTTCTgtagtgattttttttggaaaataaaggGATCTGAAACCTCATATTGCATCATTTTACGAAACAGACAAGCAGCAGAGCCatgcaacttaaaaaaaaaaaag
Protein-coding regions in this window:
- the dlgap4a gene encoding disks large-associated protein 4, producing MKGLGASRSRHLSDSCEPTGCPQKPLCPLASDPHGSFLLSPTINHYGTLDPHLHHYTPTSPTSLTPDCLLPFSQIPNSSTFPRLHIAPQADQLDCTQACMAGGGVGQGSRAGTLSTSLSMGMGLGLGLTGAPMITSGSATISSAAAAKMNRLPSSLLDQLERHLPLQRDGFSTLQFHRGRMSKQRSESPGRIRHLMHSVQKLFAKSQSLENSALKGSINSAGGSEDGGRQSRRSKSKDRAKTEGPKQKPRPSTLSLWSSDDALDTDTTKAGTIAVGYRNPLSMMTLGRAVSDSQTALRHIPQGYNTISAHSLKTSKSSSDLKFLACPSMQVGSKEEELRTRGSKDDMVVKRGTWSTLTLNQARQVLQKGSATVNRTLLKTKSCHQDLTQQFLQVPMEDWSGTLGHSRPKGTEIPCRRMRSGSYVKAMGDPEDSEESEGSPKPSPKSAARRQSYLKATQHSLSEQQPPAPSRNSLPSLKELSTNRSLDNLDCLVGPLEVPPHHRNDFNQCSSTLGRGFAPQVCVQGCSFSLPYSEGESQAVEALDLPAPTCFRSRSHSYLRAIQAGCSQDEDTASVDSETPPPTTASYNSNTINNRKAPPPVPPRITSKPLISVTLQSSTESAQDTYLDQQDRGSEANSQSGRSNSSDSLCSIRTSSLAKLTQPLTALAASTAPAASSGPPVPAPRDLPSITTVAVATTTTSTSTQSQNDTVNISITLEQPPTAPKRKLSSIGVQVDCILPVPREEPLLLSTPLKFQSIGVQVENGRPLSRDSSMASRQNTETEPQLQDAAPTEKTTNYTNSQTVNTTATNGQDKAMEQQLLKHTSAPSRISNSPAETLDPALDPSSLPPPDPCLESGNCSSQGDAVHSSTPACLRDGNWFLKLLQAETGRMEGWCQQMEQETNDNKLSEEVLGTIRSAVGSAQLLISQKFEQFRGLCNENLNVNANPRPTAQDLAGFWDLLQLSIEDISMKFDELYQLKANNWQLPEKTEKKDENKQLPSSVPKKPSKPRLSTGKDRSMDSAVDKQRQEARKRLMAAKKAASVRQNSATESADSIEIYVPEAQTRL